In a genomic window of Rhodovulum sp. P5:
- the trbE gene encoding conjugal transfer protein TrbE has protein sequence MMRLAEYRSKAAMLADFLPWAALIGEGVILNKDGSFQRTARFRGPDLDSATPAELVATAARLNSALRRLGSGWAVFVEAQRIPARDYPLSEFPDPISALVDAERRAQFEEASSHYESRYFLTLTWMPPADDTSRASGWLYEDAPSKCANPNEHLAAFRSRSDRLLDLFEGFMPEAVWLDDAETLSYLHSTISTRAQSVRVPETPMHLDAYLADEPLVAGLAPRLGEAHLRTLSIIGFPTATWPGLLDELNAQAFEYRWATRAICLDKTDATKLFTRIRRQWFAKRKSVAAILKEVMTNEASTLLDSDADNKALDADEALQELGSDIVGAAYVTATITVWDADERVAEAKIKLAEKVVQGRDFTCIPETLNAIEAWLGSLPGHLYANVRQPPISTLNLAHMIPISAVWAGPARDDHLDGPPLFYAETQGATPFRFSTHVGDVGHTLMVGPTGAGKSVLLALMALQFRRYEGAQIFAFDFGGSIRCATMACGGDWEDLGLAPSDEDDAVQLQPLARIDDAAERSWAQDWLAGLLAREGVTIDPVARDHLWSALTSLASAPIEERTLTGLSVLLQSNDLKRALAPFCLGGPFGRLLDAESEALGAADFQAFETEGLIGSTAAPAVLAYLFHRIEARLDGRPSLIIVDEGWLALDDATFGSQLREWLKTLRKKNASVIFATQSLADIDGSDIAPAIVESCPTRIFLPNERAFQPQIAATYRSFGLNDRQIEIIARATPKRDYYCQSRRGNRLFALGLGEVALAFTAASSKSDHAAIDSILDEHGRDGFAAAWLARRDLGWATELLGPSDAVIDATPSATPEAKDDKETTDVQDQDT, from the coding sequence CGGCGCGGTTCCGCGGTCCCGATCTCGACTCAGCGACACCCGCTGAATTGGTCGCGACAGCGGCACGCCTCAACAGCGCCTTGCGTCGCCTCGGCTCGGGATGGGCGGTCTTCGTAGAAGCGCAGCGCATCCCGGCGCGAGACTATCCGCTCTCGGAGTTTCCCGATCCAATTTCGGCTCTGGTCGATGCGGAGCGGCGCGCGCAATTCGAAGAAGCCTCATCCCACTATGAGAGCCGGTATTTCCTGACCCTAACGTGGATGCCGCCCGCCGATGACACGAGTCGGGCGAGTGGCTGGCTGTACGAGGACGCGCCGAGCAAGTGCGCCAATCCAAACGAACATCTCGCGGCGTTCCGGTCACGTTCGGACCGGCTACTCGACCTGTTCGAGGGCTTCATGCCCGAGGCCGTTTGGCTCGATGACGCGGAGACGCTGTCTTATCTCCATTCGACGATTTCGACACGGGCGCAGTCCGTCCGTGTGCCCGAGACGCCGATGCATCTCGACGCCTATCTCGCGGACGAGCCGCTGGTCGCCGGGCTCGCGCCAAGACTCGGCGAAGCCCATCTGCGCACGCTGTCCATCATCGGGTTCCCGACAGCGACCTGGCCGGGTCTGCTCGACGAGTTGAATGCACAGGCTTTCGAATATCGCTGGGCGACACGCGCCATCTGTCTCGACAAGACCGACGCCACCAAGCTTTTCACCCGCATTCGCCGCCAATGGTTCGCCAAGCGCAAATCAGTCGCCGCGATCCTGAAGGAGGTGATGACCAACGAAGCCTCGACACTTCTGGACTCGGACGCTGACAACAAAGCGCTCGATGCAGACGAAGCCTTGCAAGAACTCGGGAGCGACATCGTCGGCGCGGCCTATGTCACCGCGACGATCACTGTCTGGGACGCGGATGAACGCGTGGCAGAGGCCAAGATCAAGCTCGCGGAAAAGGTCGTGCAGGGCCGGGACTTCACCTGCATCCCCGAGACGCTGAACGCCATCGAAGCCTGGCTCGGATCGCTGCCAGGGCATCTCTACGCCAATGTCCGCCAGCCGCCGATTTCGACGTTAAATCTCGCCCACATGATCCCGATCTCCGCGGTCTGGGCCGGACCGGCGCGCGACGACCATCTGGACGGACCGCCGCTTTTCTATGCCGAGACGCAAGGCGCGACGCCGTTCCGCTTCTCGACCCATGTCGGCGATGTCGGCCATACCCTCATGGTCGGCCCTACCGGTGCGGGCAAATCCGTATTGCTGGCGCTCATGGCCTTGCAGTTTCGGCGTTACGAGGGCGCGCAGATTTTCGCCTTCGATTTCGGCGGCTCGATCCGCTGCGCGACGATGGCCTGCGGCGGGGATTGGGAAGATCTCGGTCTCGCCCCGTCGGACGAAGACGATGCGGTCCAACTGCAACCGCTCGCGCGGATCGACGATGCGGCGGAGCGCAGCTGGGCGCAGGACTGGCTCGCCGGACTGCTCGCCCGCGAAGGCGTCACCATAGATCCGGTGGCGCGGGATCATCTCTGGTCGGCTCTGACCTCGCTCGCCTCGGCCCCGATAGAAGAGCGCACGCTGACGGGCCTCTCGGTGCTCCTGCAGTCGAATGATCTCAAACGCGCGCTGGCGCCGTTCTGCCTCGGCGGTCCCTTCGGACGCCTGCTCGACGCGGAGAGCGAAGCGCTTGGCGCCGCTGACTTCCAGGCCTTCGAGACCGAAGGGCTGATCGGCTCCACCGCTGCGCCCGCCGTGCTCGCCTATCTGTTCCACCGGATCGAAGCGCGGCTCGACGGGCGCCCGAGCCTGATTATCGTCGATGAAGGCTGGCTCGCCTTGGATGACGCGACCTTCGGCTCGCAGCTGCGCGAATGGTTGAAGACCCTACGCAAGAAAAACGCGAGCGTCATCTTCGCCACTCAATCGCTGGCCGACATCGACGGTTCGGACATCGCGCCCGCGATCGTCGAGAGCTGTCCGACCCGCATCTTCCTACCCAACGAGCGCGCCTTCCAGCCACAGATTGCCGCCACCTACCGCAGCTTCGGGCTCAACGACCGCCAGATCGAGATCATCGCAAGGGCGACGCCCAAGCGCGACTATTACTGCCAGTCGCGCCGCGGCAACCGGCTCTTTGCCCTCGGTCTCGGCGAGGTCGCACTCGCCTTTACCGCCGCGTCCTCCAAATCCGATCACGCCGCGATCGACTCGATCCTCGACGAGCACGGGCGAGACGGCTTCGCCGCCGCCTGGCTCGCGCGCCGCGATCTCGGCTGGGCCACCGAATTGCTCGGTCCCTCTGATGCCGTGATCGACGCCACCCCATCCGCAACCCCAGAAGCCAAAGACGACAAGGAGACAACTGATGTTCAAGACCAAGACACGTAA
- the trbJ gene encoding P-type conjugative transfer protein TrbJ has product MFKTKTRKLAGRAAAALLLSSAISLTPAAAPPAHAFFGGGFGGIVYDPTNHAENLLTAARTLEQINNQIAQLQNEAQMLVNQARNLASLPYSSLSRLQSSVQQTQQLLGEAQRIAHDVATIDEAFTQDYGAAAARGDFDEMIAGAQDRWRTSVAGFEDALKVQAGVVGNIETARTEMQALVGRSQAATGALQATQAGNQLLALQSQQISDLTAAIAAQNRAQSLEAARVATAEAQARENLTRFLDYGSGYEPTTVRMFR; this is encoded by the coding sequence ATGTTCAAGACCAAGACACGTAAACTCGCAGGGCGCGCTGCCGCGGCTCTGCTGCTGTCGAGCGCGATCTCGCTCACCCCGGCGGCGGCGCCGCCCGCCCACGCATTCTTCGGCGGCGGGTTCGGTGGGATCGTCTACGACCCGACCAACCATGCGGAGAACCTGCTGACCGCCGCGCGGACGCTGGAGCAGATCAACAACCAGATCGCCCAACTCCAGAACGAGGCGCAGATGTTGGTCAACCAGGCCCGCAATCTCGCGAGCCTGCCATATTCGTCGCTCTCGCGCCTGCAATCCTCGGTGCAACAGACCCAGCAACTCTTGGGTGAAGCACAGCGCATCGCCCATGACGTGGCAACGATCGACGAGGCCTTCACGCAAGACTACGGCGCAGCCGCTGCGCGGGGCGATTTCGACGAGATGATCGCGGGCGCGCAGGACCGCTGGCGCACTTCGGTTGCCGGGTTCGAGGATGCGCTCAAGGTCCAGGCGGGCGTCGTCGGCAATATCGAGACCGCCCGCACCGAAATGCAGGCGCTCGTCGGCCGGAGTCAGGCCGCCACAGGGGCACTGCAAGCGACCCAGGCCGGCAATCAGCTGCTCGCGCTGCAGAGCCAGCAGATATCCGATCTGACCGCCGCGATCGCCGCGCAGAACCGGGCGCAATCGCTCGAAGCCGCGCGGGTTGCGACGGCCGAAGCGCAGGCGCGCGAGAATCTCACCCGCTTTCTCGATTACGGCTCCGGCTATGAGCCGACGACCGTGCGGATGTTCCGGTAG
- the trbF gene encoding conjugal transfer protein TrbF, whose translation MMRFKRPSVRYAKTPDPVTPYQKASQVWDERMGSARVQALNWRLMAIGCLATTATFGLALVWQSTQGTIVPYVVEVDRLGAAQAVAPATANYRPTDPQIAFHLARFIENVRQVPADPIVLRQNWLRAYDFTTDRGSVALNDFARENDPFARVGEVQVTAEISSVIRASDNSFRVAWTERRYVNGQLSGTERWTGILSVVVQPPRDAERLRKNPLGVFVHAINWSRENAQ comes from the coding sequence ATCATGAGATTCAAGCGACCCAGCGTGCGATACGCAAAGACCCCAGACCCCGTTACCCCCTACCAGAAAGCCTCCCAGGTGTGGGACGAGCGCATGGGCTCCGCCCGCGTCCAGGCCCTCAACTGGCGCCTCATGGCCATCGGATGCCTCGCCACGACGGCGACCTTCGGCCTCGCGCTGGTCTGGCAATCGACGCAAGGCACGATCGTGCCCTACGTCGTCGAGGTCGATCGGCTCGGCGCGGCTCAGGCCGTCGCGCCCGCAACTGCCAACTACCGCCCGACCGATCCGCAGATCGCCTTCCACCTCGCGCGTTTCATCGAGAATGTCCGCCAGGTTCCCGCCGACCCGATCGTGCTCCGCCAGAACTGGCTCAGGGCCTACGATTTCACGACCGATCGCGGCTCCGTCGCGCTCAACGACTTCGCCCGCGAGAACGACCCCTTCGCCCGCGTCGGCGAGGTCCAAGTCACTGCGGAGATCTCCAGCGTCATCCGCGCCTCCGACAACAGCTTCCGCGTCGCCTGGACGGAACGCCGCTATGTGAACGGCCAACTCTCCGGCACCGAACGCTGGACCGGCATCCTCAGCGTCGTCGTCCAACCACCCCGCGATGCCGAACGCCTCCGCAAGAATCCCCTCGGCGTCTTCGTCCACGCCATCAACTGGTCAAGGGAGAACGCCCAATGA
- the trbL gene encoding P-type conjugative transfer protein TrbL, with protein sequence MDGVGVIDRFLEVFTTYIDSGFGLLGGDVAFLATTLIVIDVTLAALFWAWGADDDIIGRLVKKTLFVGVFAYIISNWNTLARIVFESFAGLGLVATGGAIGAGELLQPGRIAAVGLEAGQPILESIADLMGFVSFFENFIQISILLFAWMVVLLSFFILAIQLFVTLIEFKLATLAGFILVPFGLFNKTAFMAERVLGLVISSGVKVLVLAVIVGIGSTIFGEFTAGFTGEPTIEDAMAVVLAALSLLALGIFGPGIANGIVSGGPQLGAGAAVGAGLAAGGVVAGGLAGAKIAGAAGGAALRGGSAVAGGASTAFKIGAASGTSTAGKAASGIAAIGQAGVNTAVSPLKRAVGDSYRSGSRAAFEATGGKFSNSPSSMPTPANDGPPAWARRMKRQHSLQHGTAVAAHAIRSGDGGGAGTAVSLSERS encoded by the coding sequence ATGGACGGCGTCGGCGTCATCGATCGGTTCCTGGAGGTCTTCACGACCTACATCGACAGCGGGTTCGGGCTGCTCGGCGGCGATGTCGCCTTTCTTGCCACGACGCTGATTGTCATCGACGTCACGCTCGCGGCACTGTTTTGGGCTTGGGGTGCCGATGACGATATCATCGGACGGCTCGTCAAGAAGACGCTCTTCGTCGGCGTCTTCGCCTACATCATCAGCAACTGGAACACGCTCGCGCGCATCGTCTTCGAGAGTTTCGCGGGGTTGGGTCTCGTCGCCACCGGCGGCGCGATCGGTGCGGGCGAGCTATTGCAGCCCGGACGCATCGCCGCCGTCGGGCTCGAAGCCGGGCAACCGATCCTGGAATCCATCGCCGACCTGATGGGGTTTGTCTCCTTCTTCGAGAACTTCATCCAAATCTCGATCCTGCTCTTCGCATGGATGGTCGTGCTGCTCTCCTTCTTCATCCTCGCGATCCAGCTCTTCGTTACCCTCATCGAGTTCAAGCTCGCGACGCTCGCGGGCTTCATCCTCGTGCCCTTCGGCCTCTTCAACAAGACCGCCTTCATGGCCGAGCGCGTGCTCGGCCTCGTCATCTCGTCCGGGGTCAAGGTGCTCGTGCTCGCCGTCATCGTCGGCATCGGCTCGACGATCTTCGGGGAGTTCACCGCCGGGTTCACGGGTGAGCCCACCATCGAGGACGCGATGGCCGTCGTCCTCGCTGCGCTGTCGCTGCTCGCGCTCGGCATCTTCGGCCCCGGCATCGCAAACGGCATCGTCTCGGGCGGTCCGCAGCTCGGCGCAGGCGCAGCGGTGGGAGCCGGCCTCGCAGCAGGCGGTGTTGTCGCGGGAGGTCTCGCAGGCGCAAAGATCGCCGGAGCCGCCGGTGGAGCCGCCCTGCGCGGCGGTTCTGCCGTCGCCGGTGGCGCTTCGACCGCCTTCAAGATCGGCGCGGCCTCGGGCACGTCCACGGCCGGGAAAGCCGCGAGCGGCATAGCGGCCATCGGTCAGGCCGGAGTCAATACCGCCGTCAGCCCCCTCAAGCGCGCCGTCGGCGACAGCTATCGCTCGGGCTCACGCGCCGCCTTCGAAGCCACGGGCGGCAAGTTCAGTAATTCCCCGTCTTCCATGCCCACGCCCGCCAATGACGGACCGCCCGCCTGGGCGCGCCGCATGAAGCGCCAGCATAGCCTTCAGCACGGCACCGCCGTCGCCGCACACGCCATCCGCTCCGGCGATGGCGGCGGCGCGGGCACGGCCGTCAGCCTTTCGGAGAGATCATGA
- the trbK-alt gene encoding putative entry exclusion protein TrbK-alt, which translates to MTAETTLRGIAIALGAIAALMAAIELQHAIEEEHAAEPAAVVSDDPRRETLQRCRTLTPEALEADAECQAAWEENRRRFFGISTNDPETE; encoded by the coding sequence TTGACCGCCGAGACCACGCTGAGAGGGATCGCCATCGCCTTGGGCGCAATCGCCGCGCTCATGGCGGCGATCGAACTCCAGCACGCCATTGAAGAGGAGCATGCGGCCGAACCGGCAGCGGTGGTTTCGGACGATCCGCGTCGGGAGACCTTGCAGCGCTGCCGCACACTCACCCCGGAGGCGCTCGAAGCCGATGCCGAGTGTCAGGCCGCCTGGGAAGAGAACCGCCGCCGCTTCTTCGGCATCTCCACCAACGATCCTGAGACGGAGTAG